The following proteins are encoded in a genomic region of Lactiplantibacillus plantarum:
- a CDS encoding ABC transporter permease has translation MFTMFKTIGDQFANFKIIRRMAKYDDRATYQSHYLGLAWEFLNPLIQIGIYYLVFGVALKRGDPMPGIPYLPWMVVGIAPWLYMNKTTLDASSSIYRQVGLVSKMKFPVNVLPSIKIYGNLYSFWTMIAFGIFLMFVNGIWPSVSWIQFIYYFGCMIVLMYSLGIFNATVSVLIRDWHITLQSVLRMLFYMSGVLFNFTTSNFPAVFVRLLELNPFYYVLNGMRESLLNRGWIWQQPNITLTIVFWLFNLVVILTGTYLYNKFRSNFVDLI, from the coding sequence ATGTTTACGATGTTTAAGACGATTGGCGATCAGTTCGCCAATTTCAAGATTATTCGGCGAATGGCGAAGTATGATGATCGGGCCACATACCAAAGCCATTACCTTGGGTTAGCGTGGGAATTTCTAAACCCACTGATTCAAATCGGAATTTATTACTTAGTATTCGGGGTCGCGTTAAAACGTGGCGATCCGATGCCAGGAATCCCGTATTTACCATGGATGGTTGTCGGGATTGCACCATGGTTATACATGAACAAAACGACGCTGGACGCGTCTTCTAGCATTTATCGTCAGGTTGGGTTAGTTTCAAAGATGAAATTCCCAGTCAACGTATTACCGTCAATTAAAATTTATGGTAACTTATATAGTTTCTGGACGATGATTGCTTTTGGAATCTTCCTGATGTTCGTTAATGGCATTTGGCCCTCAGTTTCTTGGATTCAATTTATCTACTACTTTGGTTGTATGATCGTATTAATGTATTCACTTGGGATTTTTAATGCCACGGTCAGTGTTCTGATTCGTGACTGGCATATCACGCTTCAATCCGTATTGCGGATGCTGTTCTATATGAGTGGGGTGCTATTTAACTTTACAACGTCTAACTTCCCCGCAGTTTTTGTGCGCCTACTAGAACTAAATCCGTTCTACTACGTGCTCAACGGAATGCGGGAATCGTTGCTTAATCGTGGTTGGATCTGGCAACAGCCTAATATCACGTTGACGATTGTCTTTTGGCTCTTCAATCTCGTTGTGATTCTGACTGGAACGTATCTCTATAACAAGTTCCGTTCGAACTTTGTGGATTTGATTTAG
- a CDS encoding MFS transporter, producing the protein MKTMSFATDPQIQKHRWWILVAVCLFTFMSTLDGSIVNIALPVMSKDLAIPMNQAEWVVSIYLIVICALLLLFGKLGDIYGKIRVFKIGSLLFIIGSLLSGFSVGLPFLLIARSIQAVGAAMTMSTNNGIITEVFPFKERGRALGMIGSFVALGSIAGPGIGGLILAHLSWGYIFWINVPVGILAMILGAMILPKDVTTTQQPLDKTGAGLFAVLMVALFAGVFIGQQIGFLQPVILALFAVAIVTLIIFVRVELRHENPLLALQLFKNARFSISVLCALLIFIANFFFNVIAPFYLENARGLAANYAGYALMVFPIVQVVVAPIAGTISDKIGPELLTFVGLVLISISQVGYMVVGLATPLWFFLLFVGLVGFGNGIFMAPNNSIVMSSVAVKDLGVAGGINALARELGMIVGISVATTVLYSAMSQSAGYKVTSYLPAHPEIFIDGMHIAFMVSLGICLVATVITGGRLLKHRRTAPAK; encoded by the coding sequence ATGAAAACAATGTCGTTTGCGACTGATCCACAAATTCAAAAGCATCGCTGGTGGATACTGGTTGCGGTATGTTTATTTACGTTCATGTCAACGTTAGATGGGAGTATTGTGAACATTGCCTTGCCAGTCATGAGTAAGGATTTAGCGATTCCAATGAATCAGGCGGAATGGGTCGTCTCAATTTATTTGATTGTGATTTGTGCGTTATTGTTATTATTTGGTAAATTAGGTGATATTTACGGTAAGATTCGGGTGTTTAAAATCGGGTCCTTACTATTCATTATTGGCTCATTATTGTCAGGATTCAGTGTGGGGTTGCCATTTCTACTAATTGCACGCAGTATTCAAGCAGTCGGAGCGGCAATGACGATGAGTACGAACAACGGGATTATTACCGAAGTTTTCCCGTTTAAGGAACGGGGCCGGGCGCTAGGTATGATTGGCTCATTCGTTGCATTGGGGAGTATTGCTGGCCCCGGTATCGGTGGTTTGATCCTAGCTCATTTGAGCTGGGGCTATATTTTCTGGATCAACGTTCCGGTGGGAATCTTGGCGATGATTTTAGGTGCAATGATTTTGCCAAAAGACGTTACGACGACGCAACAACCATTGGATAAGACCGGGGCGGGGCTATTTGCCGTACTCATGGTTGCACTATTTGCAGGTGTGTTTATCGGGCAACAGATTGGGTTCTTGCAGCCGGTTATCTTAGCCTTGTTTGCAGTGGCAATTGTGACGCTGATTATTTTTGTTCGCGTCGAGTTGCGCCATGAAAATCCGCTGCTAGCGCTACAATTATTTAAGAATGCCCGTTTTAGCATTAGTGTCTTATGTGCGTTATTAATTTTTATTGCGAACTTTTTCTTTAACGTGATTGCCCCGTTTTATTTAGAAAATGCTCGGGGGCTAGCGGCAAACTATGCGGGCTACGCCTTGATGGTATTCCCAATCGTACAAGTGGTGGTCGCCCCGATTGCTGGGACGATTTCTGACAAGATCGGACCGGAATTGTTAACGTTCGTGGGATTGGTCCTGATTTCAATCAGTCAAGTGGGTTACATGGTTGTGGGGCTAGCAACACCACTTTGGTTCTTCTTATTATTCGTCGGATTAGTTGGATTTGGCAATGGTATCTTCATGGCACCTAATAATTCGATCGTGATGAGTTCAGTGGCGGTCAAGGACTTGGGCGTTGCTGGCGGGATTAACGCGTTGGCACGTGAATTAGGCATGATTGTTGGAATTTCGGTTGCCACGACCGTACTATATTCGGCAATGAGTCAATCAGCGGGGTATAAGGTTACGTCATACCTGCCAGCTCACCCGGAGATCTTTATTGATGGTATGCACATTGCGTTCATGGTCTCGTTAGGGATTTGTTTAGTTGCGACGGTCATTACTGGCGGGCGGTTACTAAAACATCGACGCACGGCACCTGCCAAGTAA
- a CDS encoding PadR family transcriptional regulator, with the protein MYELFILGQLMDHPMTGYQLRKALVNVVGSELTISFGALYPLLDKLAAAEELTLAFKRTTNKRPQKLATITAAGRTQFWQLVMTPVALNKQTQLTFQIKLNFLHLLSCDQQQVILLDFQQFARGQVARLTAQHKRVMTNTHMLAADIQDALMVNELQRVRAQAQLDWLDRQLRNGGEVKG; encoded by the coding sequence ATGTATGAATTGTTTATTTTAGGACAGTTGATGGATCATCCGATGACGGGCTACCAGTTGCGTAAAGCGCTGGTAAACGTAGTTGGTTCAGAATTAACCATTAGTTTTGGTGCGTTGTACCCGTTGCTAGATAAGTTAGCCGCGGCTGAAGAATTAACACTGGCGTTTAAGCGGACCACTAATAAACGGCCACAAAAGTTAGCCACGATAACAGCGGCTGGTCGCACGCAATTTTGGCAGTTAGTTATGACGCCAGTCGCGCTCAATAAGCAAACGCAGTTAACGTTTCAAATAAAGCTGAATTTTTTACATTTATTAAGTTGTGATCAGCAGCAAGTAATCTTGTTGGATTTTCAGCAATTTGCACGGGGACAGGTCGCACGCTTAACGGCGCAGCACAAACGGGTGATGACGAATACCCACATGCTTGCCGCTGATATTCAAGATGCGTTGATGGTCAATGAGTTACAACGGGTACGAGCCCAAGCACAATTAGACTGGCTTGACCGCCAGTTGCGCAATGGAGGGGAAGTTAAGGGATGA
- a CDS encoding ABC transporter ATP-binding protein — protein sequence MENQYKVELHNVTKEYDLYRSNNDKLKHFFNIGNVDVPRFWSLKGVSLNVKPGEALGIIGINGSGKSTISNIISGIIPQTTGTVDVHGDTSIISIGAGLKWNLTGDENIRLKGLMQGLSIKEIQAVRDDIVDFADIGDFIGQPVKDYSTGMRSRLGFAIAVHINPDIMIIDEALSVGDDTFYQKCVDKIMEFKKQGKTIIFVSHNLRQVELLCDRVAWMHFGDLLEVGETKETVDHYRKFSKDFKAQTAAYRKKYQVGKKKEQADFDIVAYERQLVEEKAKDSDKSKQAVSRQVHRTLYKQILPEKMTIATKLVMLVAIVLFVFFALVNVSGHSVTSAIENPTVLLHPVNHYIKSQSVLFNSK from the coding sequence ATGGAAAATCAATATAAGGTTGAATTGCATAATGTCACTAAAGAATATGATTTATATCGTAGTAACAACGATAAGTTAAAACACTTTTTTAACATTGGTAATGTTGATGTCCCGCGGTTTTGGTCGCTAAAAGGGGTCAGCTTAAACGTTAAACCAGGTGAAGCGTTGGGTATTATCGGAATCAACGGTTCTGGTAAGTCAACGATTTCGAATATCATTTCGGGAATCATTCCTCAAACGACTGGGACAGTGGATGTGCACGGTGATACGTCCATTATTTCAATCGGAGCCGGCTTAAAGTGGAATTTGACCGGTGATGAAAACATTCGGTTGAAAGGACTCATGCAAGGGTTGAGTATTAAAGAGATCCAAGCGGTTCGTGATGATATTGTTGATTTCGCGGATATTGGTGATTTTATTGGTCAACCAGTTAAGGACTATTCGACCGGGATGCGGTCACGATTGGGATTTGCGATTGCGGTGCATATCAATCCCGACATCATGATTATTGATGAAGCACTATCGGTTGGTGATGACACCTTCTATCAAAAATGTGTGGATAAGATTATGGAATTCAAGAAGCAAGGGAAGACTATTATCTTTGTCAGCCATAATTTACGGCAAGTAGAATTGCTTTGTGACCGGGTCGCTTGGATGCACTTTGGGGATCTTTTAGAAGTCGGCGAGACCAAGGAAACTGTTGATCATTACCGGAAATTTTCTAAGGATTTCAAAGCGCAAACGGCGGCTTATCGTAAGAAGTATCAGGTCGGTAAGAAGAAGGAACAAGCGGACTTTGACATTGTCGCTTATGAACGACAATTAGTCGAAGAAAAGGCTAAGGATAGCGATAAGAGTAAGCAGGCAGTTAGCCGTCAAGTTCATCGGACGCTATACAAGCAAATCTTGCCAGAAAAGATGACGATTGCCACCAAGCTCGTCATGTTAGTGGCAATTGTCCTGTTCGTCTTCTTTGCGTTAGTGAATGTTTCAGGTCACTCGGTTACTTCGGCGATTGAGAATCCGACAGTACTGTTACATCCAGTCAATCATTATATTAAAAGTCAGTCAGTCTTATTCAATAGTAAGTGA